A stretch of Syntrophorhabdaceae bacterium DNA encodes these proteins:
- a CDS encoding FAD-linked oxidase C-terminal domain-containing protein yields MESSVIDEIRKIVGKENVTDSLEERQCYSYDARTDGVIPDLIVLPSSAEEVSGILKLANHHGFPVIPRGQGTGLTGGSIPLVKGVVLVFTRMNRILEVDTENLIAVVEPGVITFNLQQEAAKHGLFYPPDPASYKYSSIGGNVAECAGGPNSLKYGVTRDYVIGLEVVAATGEILNTGVRTMKGVVGYDLTRLFVGSEGTLGVVTKITVKLIPLPEAKATILALFNEVEEAARAVSAIIAAKIIPSTIEFMDRASIRCSEKASPMGIPEEIGGLLLIEVDGNEEAVAPQVEKVKKILVGQKVVRCDVTRDPAEADKLWQARRVLSQATYNLNPVKIAEDVVVPRSHIPTLIRTLESLEKKYGIPILSFGHAGDGNFHVSIMIKDTVEDRHKAEEAVRDIFAETVRLGGTLSGEHGIGTSKAAYLDMELSPEVISAMKSIKALFDPNNILNPGKIFK; encoded by the coding sequence GTGGAAAGTTCGGTCATTGATGAGATACGAAAGATCGTCGGCAAGGAGAATGTTACAGACTCCCTGGAGGAGCGGCAGTGTTATTCCTACGATGCGAGGACCGATGGCGTCATCCCGGACCTCATCGTGCTCCCTTCATCTGCTGAAGAAGTCTCCGGCATACTGAAGCTTGCCAATCACCATGGTTTTCCCGTCATCCCGAGGGGGCAGGGCACCGGTCTGACAGGCGGTTCCATACCTCTGGTAAAGGGTGTTGTCCTCGTCTTCACGCGAATGAATCGTATCCTCGAGGTGGATACGGAAAATCTCATAGCCGTCGTCGAACCGGGGGTCATCACATTCAACCTTCAGCAGGAAGCGGCGAAGCACGGTCTTTTCTATCCGCCCGATCCCGCTTCGTACAAGTATTCAAGCATAGGCGGGAACGTGGCGGAATGCGCCGGCGGGCCCAATTCTCTCAAATACGGTGTGACACGGGACTATGTAATAGGGCTTGAGGTAGTGGCGGCGACGGGCGAGATCCTCAATACCGGGGTCAGGACAATGAAGGGAGTCGTGGGCTACGATCTCACACGGCTATTCGTGGGGAGTGAAGGCACCCTGGGGGTGGTCACGAAGATAACCGTCAAGTTGATACCTCTTCCCGAGGCGAAAGCCACGATCCTCGCTCTTTTCAATGAAGTCGAGGAAGCTGCGCGCGCCGTGTCGGCCATAATAGCGGCCAAGATCATCCCCTCCACGATAGAGTTCATGGACAGGGCCTCCATCCGGTGCAGTGAAAAGGCATCCCCAATGGGCATACCCGAGGAGATTGGCGGCTTGCTGCTCATCGAGGTCGACGGCAACGAAGAAGCGGTGGCTCCGCAGGTTGAAAAGGTGAAGAAGATCCTCGTGGGTCAGAAGGTTGTGCGGTGCGATGTTACCCGCGACCCGGCGGAAGCGGACAAACTCTGGCAGGCCCGGCGTGTCCTTTCGCAGGCGACCTACAATCTCAATCCCGTGAAGATAGCGGAAGACGTCGTGGTTCCCCGTTCCCATATCCCCACGTTGATCCGAACGCTCGAGTCACTTGAAAAGAAGTACGGGATTCCCATCCTGAGTTTCGGCCACGCCGGCGATGGAAACTTCCATGTGAGCATCATGATAAAGGACACGGTTGAAGACCGCCATAAGGCGGAAGAGGCGGTCAGGGACATCTTTGCCGAAACCGTTCGCCTTGGCGGGACGCTTTCGGGGGAGCACGGCATCGGCACGTCGAAGGCGGCCTACCTCGATATGGAACTTTCACCCGAGGTCATCAGCGCCATGAAGTCCATCAAGGCTCTTTTCGACCCCAACAACATCTTGAACCCGGGAAAGATATTTAAATAG
- a CDS encoding lytic transglycosylase domain-containing protein, whose product MLTYTSDMGYVIHMNWSKRLSIILVAILFAGGFFTTHTFSSARTPLEDEDAGNPVAGMFLQDEGAKKPVAGMFLQDEGTEKSAIIEKTITFLKERRPGAPEERIRIIANTVYDESKRYDLDYRLILAVMKVESNFKNGAISRRGARGLMQIIPSSARIIARESGVEVKGAKCLHEPEKNIKMGVSYLSKLRYMFDNIVSALHAYNAGPARVRKPASQSAAKTTSFTRKVMREYRQISEVLPEPEED is encoded by the coding sequence ATGTTGACATACACATCCGACATGGGCTATGTAATACACATGAATTGGAGCAAACGATTATCTATCATTCTCGTAGCGATCCTCTTTGCCGGGGGTTTCTTTACGACACACACCTTTTCTTCCGCCCGCACGCCCCTTGAGGATGAAGATGCGGGAAACCCGGTTGCGGGCATGTTCCTCCAGGATGAAGGGGCTAAGAAGCCGGTTGCCGGTATGTTCCTCCAGGATGAAGGGACCGAGAAGTCGGCGATCATAGAAAAGACGATCACTTTTCTCAAGGAACGCAGACCGGGGGCCCCGGAAGAGAGAATAAGGATCATCGCCAACACCGTTTATGATGAATCGAAGAGGTACGACCTTGACTACCGTCTTATCCTTGCTGTCATGAAGGTCGAGAGTAACTTCAAGAACGGGGCGATCTCCAGGCGCGGCGCCCGCGGGCTTATGCAGATAATCCCTTCTTCCGCACGGATCATAGCCCGGGAATCCGGAGTCGAGGTCAAGGGGGCAAAGTGCCTTCACGAACCTGAAAAGAACATCAAGATGGGCGTGAGCTACCTATCCAAGCTGCGCTACATGTTCGATAACATCGTATCGGCTCTCCACGCCTATAACGCCGGCCCCGCAAGAGTTAGAAAACCTGCCAGCCAGAGCGCGGCAAAGACCACCTCTTTCACCAGAAAGGTCATGCGTGAGTATCGCCAGATCTCCGAGGTTCTCCCCGAACCCGAAGAAGATTAG